The genome window CGCCTGAGTTGCTGTGACTTCCACGGGGGGCAATGCAGGATAGGGGGTGGACTGGCTGAGAAAATCACTGGTAATCCTGTCGTTCCAAAATCCCGCGAGGGAAATTAATCCTGAATACACATTCCCATCGGGAGATTGCGTGACACCATCACCTCGGAAATGGACTTCATCGGCGCGGTATTCAATGCTGTAGTACGGGTCCGTATCGGGGCCCTGGTATACGTGCGCATAGGTGGCATCATTGTCGATCAGCTCATTTTGAGCAGCGATCACGTTCGCAGAAACCCTTGTTGCACCATCAAAAGTGAAGCGCGAAGCCCGCGCTACAACCCATGCCAGGTTATTTTTGCCCGAAAGATTTCGGCTCGCATTGATCACCTCCCAAAGTTTATCGCGGTAACGGTCCTTGGGGCTGCCCACAATTGAGCTTTCGATAAAGTTATCGGTTTCTCCCTGGTGCCATAGGACGGCGCGGATGCCAAGCTGAGCAACGTAGTTATTTAACGCTAACCTGAGGTGACCGAACGGTAAACCTCTTGGAAAAGTATAGCCAAATGGACCTGTGGTAATGGCATCAGGATCAATCGTCTGCCGCCATTCTTCAATCCCTGTACTCGACCAGCCGGCATTGAAGATCATGACCGGGACGCGGTATTTTTCGTAAATTTTGTCACCAAATGATCCCCAGCACCAGGCATAATTGCCAAATGGCGAAGTCTTTGTGCCGGCATCCAAATGAACAAATTCCGGGCAGGGCAGCTGAACATTATTGTATTCTGTAACAGCGCCGTCGCTCACATTCTGGAAGTTCACGCTGTTTACCTGGTCATTGGAAGCGCCGGGGCCGTTAGGATTAGCATCGCCACCTGTTGCGTTGGACTGACCTGCCACAACGAAAATTTCGCCGACGCCCACGCGCTCCACACTGGAAAGTTTTGGCTCGCTGCCAGCCTTTATTGCCCGCACTTCAAGCCTGTACCAGCCGCCCTTAACGGTCATCATCCCGTAAAAATGCCCGCTGGAAAAACTTGCGTCGATAATAGTCCAGCCACCTCCGGCAGGGGCTGCTTCGCCTTCGCCGGTAACGCGGGGCACGAACCGCGCTTCGATATGCTCAAAAGGTTCAGTGATATACCCTCCGATGTATACGTTTGCTTCGTTGGCATTGTTTCTTTGAAATACCGCCCGTTCCGTAGGAAAAGTTACTGTGACCTGTGCGAAGACCGATTGGCTGAGGAGTAGAAGAAGTAATGAGAAGATTGTGAGTAGATTTTTCTTCATAGAGTAGAAGTTGGTTGTGATTATTGTTTAATTTATTTATAAGATTTTTCAGACAATCCGACATAAGTGTCCTGACTCGCCAGAGTTGATGTTTTGCCAATCTATCAGGGCTTTGCCTTGGAGAAATGAGAAAATTGCCAGGTG of Dyadobacter chenhuakuii contains these proteins:
- a CDS encoding T9SS type A sorting domain-containing protein, whose product is MKKNLLTIFSLLLLLLSQSVFAQVTVTFPTERAVFQRNNANEANVYIGGYITEPFEHIEARFVPRVTGEGEAAPAGGGWTIIDASFSSGHFYGMMTVKGGWYRLEVRAIKAGSEPKLSSVERVGVGEIFVVAGQSNATGGDANPNGPGASNDQVNSVNFQNVSDGAVTEYNNVQLPCPEFVHLDAGTKTSPFGNYAWCWGSFGDKIYEKYRVPVMIFNAGWSSTGIEEWRQTIDPDAITTGPFGYTFPRGLPFGHLRLALNNYVAQLGIRAVLWHQGETDNFIESSIVGSPKDRYRDKLWEVINASRNLSGKNNLAWVVARASRFTFDGATRVSANVIAAQNELIDNDATYAHVYQGPDTDPYYSIEYRADEVHFRGDGVTQSPDGNVYSGLISLAGFWNDRITSDFLSQSTPYPALPPVEVTATQAAGTTDLTFAGPGIPSGSVYNWLSADNCNQVEATSQQWTAGTGFYKLKIIDANKNTIFSPRLYVSGTALPVTWKYFNVRNTGNNRPLIQWATSEETNASHFELERSENAVVFTSINTVAAAGHSNATNAYAYQEEFLPSGIYYYRIKQVDLDGKFNFTRVVSNIIEESSIIKAYPNPVTDLLNIESEKVLGIVEVFNVAGTKLYTSKQNLNTMFLDMSKFPTGLYTVTSNGKSAKVIKK